A single region of the Maniola jurtina chromosome 6, ilManJurt1.1, whole genome shotgun sequence genome encodes:
- the LOC123865867 gene encoding cAMP-dependent protein kinase catalytic subunit 1-like, which produces MAKSSYTKQAHQDHQRHLDMLKSEFQKRYADPPVSDKSTDNYDSIKGIGNGAYGEVFLVRDKSKLTYHAMKVVDKKVVVEKKHVKNVILEKRILQGVRYPFLVSLDDAFKDNVYLYFILPYVAGGELFTYIQKYGSLADHVSKFYVSQVILAIEYLHYCEIVHRDIKPENILIDTNGYLKLCDFGFCKVLSKKTWTLCGTPEYLAPEVIMSKGYSFSVDWWAIGVLIFEMGSGFPPFFASDPTKLYEKILHGYYKCPDSLFPDCKNIIRGLLQVDPTKRLGCLQGGVFEIKSHPWFNDIHWQMIMQQRIPPPFVPICPSPGDTSNFPDIEQIKLKKSSKCYYEKEFEDF; this is translated from the coding sequence ATGGCTAAATCATCATATACGAAACAAGCACATCAAGACCACCAGAGACATTTAGATATGTTAAAATCTGAATTTCAAAAAAGGTACGCAGATCCTCCAGTTTCTGATAAGAGTACAGATAACTATGATAGCATAAAAGGAATAGGAAATGGTGCTTATGGAGAAGTATTTTTAGTAAGAGATAAAAGCAAGTTAACCTATCATGCTATGAAAGTGGTAGATAAAAAAGTCGTCGTGgaaaaaaaacatgttaaaaatgtaatattagAAAAGAGAATACTTCAGGGTGTCCGGTATCCTTTTCTTGTGTCTTTAGATGATGCTTTTAAGGATAATGTTTATCTTTACTTCATATTACCATATGTGGCCGGTGGagaattatttacttacatacaaAAGTACGGCAGTTTAGCAGACCATGTTTCAAAATTTTACGTCAGTCAAGTTATTTTAGCCATAGAGTATTTACATTATTGTGAGATCGTACACAGAGATATAAAGcctgaaaatattttgatcGATACTAACGGATATTTGAAATTATGTGATTTTGGATTTTGTAAAGTACTTTCGAAAAAAACGTGGACCTTATGTGGCACACCTGAATATTTAGCCCCGGAAGTTATTATGTCGAAAGGTTACTCGTTTTCCGTTGATTGGTGGGCGATtggtgttttaatttttgagaTGGGGTCAGGTTTTCCACCCTTCTTTGCGTCAGACCCCACGAAACTCTATGAAAAAATATTGCATGGTTATTATAAATGCCCAGATAGTTTATTTCCCGACTGCAAGAATATAATTAGAGGCTTATTGCAAGTGGATCCAACAAAACGGTTAGGATGTCTCCAGGGTGGAGTATTTGAGATCAAGAGCCATCCGTGGTTTAATGATATACATTGGCAGATGATCATGCAACAAAGAATTCCACCTCCATTTGTTCCTATATGCCCATCGCCTGGTGACACGAGTAACTTTCCAGATATAGaacagataaaattaaaaaagagttCGAAGTGTTATTACGAAAAAGAATTCGAAGATTTTTGA